A part of Streptomyces sp. NBC_01497 genomic DNA contains:
- a CDS encoding LLM class flavin-dependent oxidoreductase, translated as MPQTSQPLRKLGFLTIGLFDGDNPRAGHESTLAVIELGERLGFDSAWVRHRHLQYGISSPTAVLAAATQRTSRIELGTAVIPLGWENPLRLAEDLSTVDILSGGRLNPGVSVGPPTHYDRVKDALYPGTADEEDFGYGRVRRLLDFVRGEPVTDFSGTEGFETYSERVQPHSPGLGRRMWYGGASLRSARWAGEQGMNFLTSSVVRAEESEDFAAIQLSHVREFRAHHPDGDRGRVSQGLVVVPTDSATPGQRAKYEEYARKRLPRTAAPQGPGRMLFARDLVGTSDRIAEQLYALPAFREIDEVAFALPFAFDHEDYVQILTDIATRLGPALGRPSTV; from the coding sequence GTGCCGCAGACCTCGCAACCGCTCAGAAAGCTCGGGTTCCTGACCATCGGGCTGTTCGACGGCGACAACCCCCGGGCGGGTCACGAATCGACCCTCGCCGTCATCGAACTCGGCGAGCGCCTCGGTTTCGACAGCGCCTGGGTCCGCCACCGGCACCTGCAGTACGGCATCTCGTCACCGACGGCCGTGCTCGCGGCCGCCACGCAGCGTACGAGCCGTATCGAGCTGGGCACGGCCGTCATCCCGCTGGGCTGGGAGAACCCGCTGCGACTCGCGGAGGACCTGTCGACAGTCGACATCCTCTCGGGCGGCCGGCTCAATCCCGGCGTCAGCGTCGGCCCGCCGACGCACTACGACCGGGTCAAGGACGCGCTGTACCCGGGCACCGCCGACGAGGAGGACTTCGGCTACGGACGGGTGCGGCGTCTGCTGGACTTCGTGCGCGGCGAGCCCGTCACGGACTTCAGCGGCACGGAGGGCTTCGAGACGTACTCCGAGCGTGTGCAGCCGCATTCCCCCGGGCTGGGGCGGCGCATGTGGTACGGCGGTGCGAGTCTGCGCTCCGCCCGCTGGGCGGGTGAGCAAGGGATGAACTTCCTGACCAGCAGCGTCGTGCGGGCCGAGGAGTCCGAGGACTTCGCCGCGATCCAGCTCTCGCATGTGCGGGAGTTCCGCGCCCACCACCCCGACGGCGACCGGGGGCGGGTCTCGCAGGGACTCGTCGTCGTGCCCACCGACTCCGCCACGCCGGGGCAGCGCGCCAAGTACGAGGAGTACGCGAGGAAGCGGCTGCCGCGGACCGCCGCCCCGCAGGGCCCCGGGCGGATGCTGTTCGCGCGGGACCTGGTGGGCACGTCGGACCGGATCGCCGAACAGCTCTACGCCCTGCCCGCGTTCCGGGAGATCGACGAGGTCGCCTTCGCGTTGCCGTTCGCCTTCGACCACGAGGACTACGTCCAGATCCTCACGGACATCGCGACCAGGCTGGGGCCCGCGCTCGGCAGGCCCTCGACCGTATGA
- a CDS encoding aromatic ring-hydroxylating dioxygenase subunit alpha — protein sequence MTQTQPAADEEAADPGTTGRARHAREASGGVTDLRRVGIAPDFWYPVATSRKVARNKTYAASFAGERIALYRGRSGTVYALEDRCAHRQVPLSMGVVEGEALRCCYHAWAYRGNGRVSQIPYLPKGVEGVPRGVRAYPARERYGLVFVFPGDPEKAATTPLPDLPQFDSPRHRTMTFSRTVRCHYSFMHENLLDMNHQFLHRSVLGRIQPELLGYEKGPEFVEARYLFTPAGGRKDRGAGLLSAEGVGGSASPDVVTIRTQYPYQTLQAVPEKADLPAFSLWVAYVPEDAEQRTNHAYGLLMIEKPPVPGALHAAWPLIRRFTERVFAQDRMAVEAEQRAWDEQGEDWNREVFPLIQDVRGVLRANGVPIGSPAAVHGAASLCGAGGQACAPSAAARGARP from the coding sequence ATGACCCAGACACAGCCGGCCGCCGACGAGGAAGCCGCGGACCCCGGGACCACGGGCCGTGCCCGGCATGCGCGGGAGGCGTCGGGGGGCGTCACCGACCTCCGGCGGGTCGGGATCGCCCCGGACTTCTGGTATCCGGTGGCGACCTCGCGGAAGGTGGCGAGGAACAAGACGTACGCCGCCTCCTTCGCGGGTGAGCGGATCGCGCTGTACCGCGGCCGCAGCGGCACGGTGTACGCGCTGGAGGACCGGTGTGCGCACCGTCAGGTCCCGCTGAGCATGGGTGTGGTGGAGGGCGAGGCACTCCGCTGCTGCTACCACGCCTGGGCCTACCGCGGGAACGGGCGCGTCTCGCAGATCCCGTACCTGCCCAAGGGGGTCGAGGGGGTCCCGCGCGGTGTGCGGGCCTACCCGGCGCGGGAGCGGTACGGCCTGGTGTTCGTCTTCCCCGGCGACCCGGAGAAGGCCGCGACCACACCGCTGCCGGACCTGCCGCAGTTCGACTCGCCGCGGCACAGGACGATGACGTTCTCCCGTACCGTGCGGTGCCACTACTCGTTCATGCACGAGAACCTGCTCGACATGAACCACCAGTTCCTGCACCGCAGTGTGCTCGGCCGGATCCAGCCCGAACTGCTCGGGTACGAGAAGGGCCCGGAGTTCGTCGAGGCGCGGTACCTGTTCACGCCCGCCGGCGGGCGCAAGGACCGCGGCGCGGGACTCCTCTCCGCCGAGGGGGTCGGCGGTTCCGCCTCGCCGGACGTCGTCACGATCCGGACGCAGTACCCGTACCAGACGCTGCAGGCGGTGCCGGAGAAGGCGGATCTGCCCGCGTTCTCACTCTGGGTCGCGTATGTGCCCGAGGACGCGGAGCAGCGCACGAACCACGCCTACGGGCTGCTCATGATCGAGAAGCCGCCGGTCCCCGGGGCGCTGCACGCCGCCTGGCCGCTGATCCGGCGGTTCACCGAACGGGTCTTCGCGCAGGACCGGATGGCGGTCGAGGCGGAGCAGCGGGCCTGGGACGAGCAGGGGGAGGACTGGAACCGGGAGGTCTTCCCGCTGATCCAGGACGTCCGCGGGGTGCTGCGCGCGAACGGCGTGCCGATCGGGTCGCCGGCCGCCGTGCACGGCGCGGCCTCGCTGTGCGGGGCCGGGGGGCAGGCGTGCGCGCCGTCGGCCGCGGCGCGAGGCGCTCGCCCCTGA
- a CDS encoding glycosyl hydrolase family 18 protein: MPRTLRRPLVALTAALCPAMALLVAGPSAHAATASFPAQYAAPYLQIDNSTAKDMAADQKASGVNHYTLAFLTSQSGCTLNWEDGGDAVGAHSTEINALKSSGGDVAISFGGAGSKELAQTCTSVSSLTAAYKKVVDTYGVNRLDFDIEGGTLGDTSANTRRAQALAALQKAEPAVQIDWTVAVDPDGMESDVTGLLTGAQSAGVKTTVVNLMTMDFGDGENALQDSESGANAAVKQFVSIYGGSTAANWARMGLTPIAGQNDDDENFSQSDASALESFAAGKGVQELSFWEVDEYDKAVGYAYSKIFNKI, translated from the coding sequence ATGCCCAGAACCCTTCGCCGCCCCCTCGTCGCCCTCACCGCCGCGCTCTGCCCCGCCATGGCGCTGCTCGTCGCCGGCCCCTCGGCCCACGCCGCCACGGCCTCCTTCCCCGCCCAGTACGCCGCTCCCTACCTCCAGATCGACAACAGCACCGCCAAGGACATGGCCGCGGACCAGAAGGCGTCCGGCGTGAACCACTACACGCTCGCCTTCCTCACCTCGCAGTCCGGCTGCACCCTGAACTGGGAGGACGGTGGCGACGCGGTCGGCGCCCACAGCACCGAGATCAACGCGCTCAAGTCCTCCGGCGGCGACGTCGCCATCTCCTTCGGCGGCGCGGGGAGCAAGGAACTCGCCCAGACCTGTACCTCGGTCTCCAGCCTGACCGCCGCGTACAAGAAGGTCGTTGACACCTACGGCGTCAACCGCCTCGACTTCGACATCGAGGGCGGCACCCTCGGCGACACCAGCGCCAACACGCGGCGCGCCCAGGCCCTCGCCGCGCTCCAGAAGGCCGAACCCGCCGTGCAGATCGACTGGACCGTCGCCGTCGACCCCGACGGGATGGAGTCCGACGTCACCGGACTGCTGACCGGCGCCCAGTCGGCCGGTGTCAAGACCACCGTCGTCAACCTCATGACCATGGACTTCGGCGACGGCGAGAACGCCCTCCAGGACTCGGAGTCCGGCGCCAACGCCGCCGTGAAGCAGTTCGTCTCGATCTACGGCGGCTCCACCGCCGCCAACTGGGCCCGCATGGGACTGACGCCCATCGCGGGCCAGAACGACGACGACGAGAACTTCAGCCAGTCCGACGCCTCCGCCCTGGAGAGCTTCGCGGCCGGCAAGGGCGTGCAGGAACTGTCCTTCTGGGAGGTCGACGAGTACGACAAGGCCGTCGGATACGCCTACTCCAAGATCTTCAACAAGATCTGA
- a CDS encoding purine-cytosine permease family protein yields the protein MAQPRTSLQDRDDVADGARASAFEGRMPAAAGDLRIETQGIAPVPGDHRYGRAGRLFTVWFAPNLTMTGVFTGTLGVVLGLDFTTALVAVVVGTVLGAVPVAGLGTWGSSTGAGQLPLARLAFGRSVVVPGLLQWMSSVAWDALIGLFGGDALARLFGWPFWLGVLVMMAGQGLVGVLGYEAIHRLQKVMTLGLAVAFALLAVKMLGGVHPAAVSQVHGADRFGAFMLTSTVALSLSLSWAPYASDFSRYLPRETSRTRMFWYTLLGVSVSFVAVQALGLWGASVFTDQSAAGVDRLLGGGALGAFGLLAVACAALCSNAMNDYSGSLALQTVGVRLPRPLAAVLAAALGFPLVLWMHAADTVARFQNVLLFVGYWIPGFVAVVSVDWYARSRARGGAPVDLAAEQAERRPWWPALLAFVVGFGAAVPFMNTSVYEGSVAHALHGADLAYYVAFVAALVVYVPFRLRRAVRV from the coding sequence ATGGCGCAGCCGCGTACTTCTCTGCAGGACCGCGACGATGTCGCGGACGGGGCGCGTGCGTCCGCCTTCGAGGGCCGGATGCCCGCCGCCGCGGGGGATCTGCGGATCGAGACCCAGGGCATCGCGCCCGTTCCCGGGGACCACCGTTACGGCCGGGCAGGACGGCTGTTCACCGTGTGGTTCGCGCCGAACCTCACGATGACGGGGGTGTTCACCGGGACGCTGGGCGTGGTGCTGGGGCTGGACTTCACGACGGCCCTGGTGGCGGTGGTTGTCGGCACGGTGCTGGGCGCCGTGCCGGTGGCGGGGCTGGGAACGTGGGGCAGCAGCACCGGAGCCGGGCAACTGCCGCTGGCCCGCCTGGCCTTCGGCCGCTCGGTGGTCGTGCCGGGGCTGCTCCAGTGGATGTCGTCGGTGGCCTGGGACGCGCTGATCGGCCTGTTCGGCGGGGACGCGCTGGCCCGGCTGTTCGGCTGGCCCTTCTGGCTCGGGGTGCTGGTGATGATGGCCGGGCAGGGACTGGTCGGGGTGCTGGGCTACGAGGCGATCCACCGGCTCCAGAAGGTCATGACGCTGGGGCTCGCGGTGGCTTTCGCGCTCCTCGCCGTGAAGATGCTCGGCGGGGTGCATCCCGCCGCCGTCTCGCAGGTGCACGGGGCCGACCGGTTCGGCGCCTTCATGCTGACCAGCACGGTGGCGTTGAGCCTGTCGCTGTCCTGGGCGCCGTACGCCAGCGACTTCAGCCGCTATCTGCCCAGGGAGACGTCCCGTACCCGCATGTTCTGGTACACACTCCTCGGTGTGAGTGTCTCGTTCGTCGCGGTGCAGGCGCTCGGCCTCTGGGGCGCCTCGGTGTTCACCGACCAGAGTGCGGCGGGGGTGGACCGCCTGCTCGGTGGCGGCGCGCTGGGCGCGTTCGGGCTGCTCGCGGTGGCGTGTGCGGCGCTGTGCAGCAACGCGATGAACGACTACAGCGGCTCGCTGGCCCTCCAGACGGTCGGGGTGCGGCTGCCGCGGCCTCTCGCCGCGGTGCTCGCCGCGGCCCTGGGCTTCCCGCTGGTGCTGTGGATGCACGCCGCCGACACGGTGGCGCGCTTCCAGAACGTGCTGCTGTTCGTCGGGTACTGGATTCCCGGCTTCGTCGCCGTGGTGTCGGTTGACTGGTACGCGCGCTCGCGGGCCCGGGGCGGGGCGCCGGTGGACCTGGCGGCGGAGCAGGCGGAGCGCCGCCCGTGGTGGCCCGCGCTGCTCGCGTTCGTCGTCGGTTTCGGCGCCGCGGTGCCCTTCATGAACACCTCCGTGTACGAGGGCTCCGTCGCCCACGCGCTGCACGGGGCGGATCTCGCGTACTACGTGGCGTTCGTGGCGGCTCTCGTCGTGTACGTCCCGTTCAGGCTGCGGCGCGCCGTTCGCGTCTGA
- a CDS encoding glycosyltransferase family 2 protein: protein MESAVPRRIDVITAVHAPSARYLADAYRSLRGQRMPEGWEWHWLIQQDGDSDTVAPYVPADPRVSFHQGRPGGPGTARTLALAHAHGPYVRVLDADDQLPPGALARDILALEGHADIGWTTSRALDLLPDGSTVSFETDPAHGRLEPGGILAHWAGHDHRLLVHPATLCVRRELLLALGGWMALPASEDTGLLLALEATGPGWFTREPGLLYRKWPGQVTGQRAHADKAEWQARTAVVEARARALARLYPRGPVPR, encoded by the coding sequence ATGGAGAGTGCCGTGCCGCGCCGGATCGACGTCATCACCGCGGTGCACGCGCCCTCCGCCCGCTACCTGGCGGACGCCTACCGCTCCCTGCGCGGGCAGCGCATGCCCGAGGGCTGGGAGTGGCACTGGCTGATACAGCAGGACGGCGACAGCGACACCGTCGCCCCCTACGTGCCGGCCGATCCACGCGTCTCCTTCCACCAGGGACGTCCCGGCGGTCCCGGCACCGCGAGGACGCTGGCCCTCGCGCACGCGCACGGCCCTTACGTCCGCGTCCTGGACGCCGACGACCAGCTCCCGCCCGGCGCCCTCGCCCGCGACATCCTCGCGCTGGAGGGCCATGCGGACATCGGCTGGACGACATCTCGCGCACTGGACCTGCTGCCTGACGGTTCCACCGTCTCGTTCGAGACGGACCCCGCTCACGGGCGGCTGGAACCGGGCGGCATCCTCGCCCACTGGGCCGGTCACGACCACCGGCTGCTCGTCCACCCGGCGACGCTGTGCGTCCGCCGCGAACTGCTGCTCGCCCTGGGCGGCTGGATGGCGCTGCCGGCCTCCGAGGACACCGGTCTGCTCCTGGCCCTGGAGGCCACCGGGCCGGGCTGGTTCACCCGTGAGCCGGGCCTGCTCTACCGCAAGTGGCCCGGCCAGGTCACCGGGCAGCGGGCGCACGCTGACAAGGCGGAGTGGCAGGCCCGCACGGCCGTCGTGGAAGCCAGGGCCCGGGCGCTCGCGCGCCTGTACCCGCGAGGGCCCGTGCCCCGGTAG